The Nocardia sp. NBC_00508 nucleotide sequence GCACCGCGACCCGCGCGCCGGGCGGGGAGATGCGCCGGGCGGAACGATCTTTCGCCGTATTGGCCGCCGGGTCGACTTCGATACCGAAGGGAGCGAGATCCGCCAGGGCATCAGCACGCACCTGCGGGCTGTTCTCGCCCACCCCGGCGGTGAAGGTGATCGCGTCGACGCCGCCGAGTTCGATCAGGTACGCACCGAGGTAGCGGCGTAGCCGGTGGATGTACACGTCGTAGGCGAGCCGGGCGGCCCGGTCCCCACGCTCGATGAGGCGCTGCAACTCGCGGAAGTCGTTGACGCCGGACAGGCCTTTGATGCCGGAATCCCGGTTGAGCAGGGTGTCGACCTGGTCGATGTCCAGGTGCGCCGACCGGACCAGGTGCGGCACGATGCCGGGATCGAGATCACCCGACCTGGTACCCATCACCAGACCTTCCAGCGGCGTGAGGCCCATCGTGGTATCGATCGGGCGACCGCCGCGGAGAGCCGAGGCCGAAGCGCCGTTGCCCAGGTGGAAGACGATCTGGTTCAGCTCGGCGGGATCGCGCTCGAGCAGCTCGGCGACGCGGCCGGACACGTACTCGTGCGATGTGCCGTGGAATCCGTACTTCCGGATGCCGTGGGCGGCGGCGACTTCGGCGTCGATCGCGTAGGTCTTCGCAGCGGCGGGCAAGCTGTGGAAGAACGCGGTGTCGAACACGGCGACCTGCGGTACTCCGGGCAATAGTCCACGTGCGCTCTCGATTCCGGCCAGATTGGCCGGATTGTGCAGCGGCGCAAGCACGGAGAGCTCGGAGATCGCGGCGACGACGGCGTCATCGATCAGTGTGGGCTGATAGAACACCTCGCCGCCGTGCACCACACGATGGCCGACCGCGCGCACCCCCTCCCGCACCAAGTCGTGTCCCGTCGCGGCGAATGCCTCGAAGATCAGGCGCAGCCCGGCGGTATGGTCGGCGATCCGCCCGGGACGCTCGGAGGTCTCGCCGTCGTCGTGATGCTCGATCCTCCCGACGTCCTCGCCGATCCGCTCTACGATCCCGGACGCGGCTACCGCGCTCGACTCCGGGTCCAAGAGTTGGTATTTGATGGACGACGAGCCGGAGTTGATCACCAACACCAGATCCTCGGCCGCCTTGCTCATCACGCCTCCTGCGACATGCTGGACGCCGGCTCCCGATCGGCGCGATAAGACGGTTCGCGATCGTGCCTCATCACGTCTCCTGTGTCTCAGGAACCAGGTGCACGACGCGATTGTTCCGCGGACGCCGCGAGTGTGCCGGAGCGGACAGTGTCCGCATCACGCATCCTGTGCCTGGATGGCAGTGATCGCCACGGTGTTGACGATGTCGGCTACCAGGGCGCCCCGGGACAAGTCGTTGACCGGCTTGCGCAGACCTTGCAGGACAGGTCCGATCGCGATGGCGCCCGCGCTACGCTGCACCGCTTTGTAGGTGTTGTTGCCGGTATTCAGATCCGGAAACACGAACACGGTCGCGCGGCCCGCCACCTCGGAGTCGGGCAGCTTGGTGTCGGCGACGGTCGGTTCGATCGCGGCGTCGTACTGAATCGGGCCCTCTACCGGCAGTTCCGGCCCGCGCTCGCGCACCAGCTTCGTCGCGACGCGCACCTTGTCCACGTCCGCTCCACTGCCGGATTCGCCGGTCGAGTAGGACAGCATCGCCACCCGGGGTTCGATGCCGAAGCGGGCGGCGGTCGCCGCGGAGGAGATCGCGATGTCGGCCAGCTGCTGCGAGGTCGGGTCCGGCACGACCGCGCAGTCGCCGTAGGCGAGCACCCGGTCGGCCAAGCACATGAGGAATACGCTGGACACGGTGGCGACGCCGGGCACCGTCTTGATGATCTCCAACGACGGCCGGATGGTATGCGCGGTGGTGTGCGCGGCGCCGGAGACCATCCCGTCGGCAATCCCCCGAGACACCATCATGGTGCCGAAATACGAGATGTCGGCCACGGTTTCGCGGGCTCGCTCCAGCGTCATGCCCTTGTGCTTGCGCAGTTCCGCGTACTCGGCGGCGAACTCGTCCAGGTAGCCGGAGCTGCGCGGGTCGAGCACCTGTGCGGCGGAGACGTCCACGCCGAGTTCGGCGGCGCGGGCGCGCACCGCGGTCTCGTCGCCGAGGATGACCAGGTCGGCGACCTTGCGCTGGAGCACCCGGCCCGCCGCGCGCAGAATGCGGTCGTCGTCGCCCTCCGGCAGCACGATGCGTTTGCGGTCGGCCTGCGCGCGCTCGATCAGCTGGTATTCGAACATCTGCGGTGTGATCACCGAGCTGGGCGGAACGTCGACGCGCCGCAGCAGTTCCACCGCTTCGACATGCTCCTCCATCAACGCCAGTGCGGTGTCCACCTTGCGGGGGCTGCCCGCGGACATGCGGCCGCGGGTGCGGTAGGCCGCGCCCGCGGTGTCGTAGGTGCCGAGGTCGGTGGTGAGGATGGGCAGCTTGGGTTTGAGTCCGGTCATCAGCCGCGCGACCGCGGGATGCGGCAGCAGGCCGCCGTTCATGATGATGCCCGACAGCGACGGAAAGCCTTCCGCCTCATGCGCGTTCACGACACTGAGCAGAACGTCCGACCGGTCGCCCGGCGCGATCACCACGACGCCCTCCTCCAGACGTTCCAGGATGTGTTCGGCCGTCATACCGCCGACCATGATCCGCAGCGCCTCGCGATGCAGCAATTCTGGGTCGCCGCTGTACATTTCGCCGTCGATCGCCGCGCACAGCTCGGCCATGGTGGGCGCGATCAGCAGCGGGACCTCGGGCAGCGTCCAGGACGGCGCGCCGAACCCGCGCAGCGCGGCGCAAACCTCCTCCAGCCGCTCCGGGTCGCAGCGGTTGGCGATGATGGCGACCAACTGCGCGTGCTCATGGGACAACTCGGCCGCGCACAGTTCGGCCAGCTGCTTCACCTCGTCGGGAGTGCGGCCCGCGCCGCGCACCACCAGCAACACCGGTGCGCCCAGGTTGACCGCGATCCTGGCGTTGAACCGCAGCTCGCTGGGGCTGGCCACGTCGGTGTAGTCGCTGCCGACCACCACCACGGCGTCGCACATCTTCGCGACCTCATGGAAGCGCATGACGATCTCGCTGATCGCCGCGTCCGGGTCGGCGTGCACCTGCTCGTAGGTCGTGCCGATGGCCTGTGTGTAGTCGATATCCGCGGTGCTGTGCTCGAGCAGCAGTTCCAGGATGTAGTCGGGCTCGGTGGTCGAGCGCGTGATCGGCCGGAACACCCCGACCCGTGCCGTGGTGGCGCACAGCATCTGAAGTACTCCTAGAGCCACCGTAGATTTGCCGGTGTCGCCTTCCGGAGAGGCGATGTAGACGGCTGATGGAGCGTTGTCGGCCATGTCCGAGAGCTTAGTGAACACGCGGCTATCGGACTCGGTCACACGATCGATCCCCGAGCACGCACGGTTTCGACCATTGCCCGCCCCGGCTCGGTCCGACCGCTATAGTCCGGGCATGGCTGAGCAGTTTCCGGATCGGCAGTGGGGTTCGAGAACCAACCTATTGGCCCGTGCGGCAAGCAGATTGGCCGCGACAAAGCCGGGTTCCCGGTTCATCCGCGTGCTGACCCCGCTGGACCGGGCGATCCTGGAACGCACCGGCGCCAAGTACACCCTGCTCGGCCCGATCGGCGCGCCCGTCATCCTGCTCACCTCCATCGGCCGCAAATCCGGTCAGCCGCGCACCCAGCCCCTGCTCTACGTGCACGACGGCGACACGCTCTACGTGATCGGCAGCAATTTCGGCCAGGCCCACCACCCCGCCTGGACCGCCAATCTGCTGGCGAACTCCACTGCGACCGTAGCGATAGCAGGCGAACGCATCGACGTGACCGCCACCCCGGTCGACGGACCCGACAAAGACGCCATCTTCAGCCGCTTCGTCGAAGTCACCGCCGCCTACGCCACCTACCGCTCCCGCACCACCCGCGACCTGCGCATCTTCGCCCTCCGCCGGGCGTAACCGACCTGCTGAGAGGCTTTCATGAGATCGGCGGTAGTCAAAAGGCGGCGCTTTCCTTGCCCTGAAGCCGCCATTTGACTCCGCTCGATGCTCCAGTTCTGCAACGCAACCACAGCCGGTCGACTGGGCTG carries:
- a CDS encoding acetate kinase → MSKAAEDLVLVINSGSSSIKYQLLDPESSAVAASGIVERIGEDVGRIEHHDDGETSERPGRIADHTAGLRLIFEAFAATGHDLVREGVRAVGHRVVHGGEVFYQPTLIDDAVVAAISELSVLAPLHNPANLAGIESARGLLPGVPQVAVFDTAFFHSLPAAAKTYAIDAEVAAAHGIRKYGFHGTSHEYVSGRVAELLERDPAELNQIVFHLGNGASASALRGGRPIDTTMGLTPLEGLVMGTRSGDLDPGIVPHLVRSAHLDIDQVDTLLNRDSGIKGLSGVNDFRELQRLIERGDRAARLAYDVYIHRLRRYLGAYLIELGGVDAITFTAGVGENSPQVRADALADLAPFGIEVDPAANTAKDRSARRISPPGARVAVLVVPTNEELAIARAAVQVVADHRSRP
- the pta gene encoding phosphate acetyltransferase, with the translated sequence MADNAPSAVYIASPEGDTGKSTVALGVLQMLCATTARVGVFRPITRSTTEPDYILELLLEHSTADIDYTQAIGTTYEQVHADPDAAISEIVMRFHEVAKMCDAVVVVGSDYTDVASPSELRFNARIAVNLGAPVLLVVRGAGRTPDEVKQLAELCAAELSHEHAQLVAIIANRCDPERLEEVCAALRGFGAPSWTLPEVPLLIAPTMAELCAAIDGEMYSGDPELLHREALRIMVGGMTAEHILERLEEGVVVIAPGDRSDVLLSVVNAHEAEGFPSLSGIIMNGGLLPHPAVARLMTGLKPKLPILTTDLGTYDTAGAAYRTRGRMSAGSPRKVDTALALMEEHVEAVELLRRVDVPPSSVITPQMFEYQLIERAQADRKRIVLPEGDDDRILRAAGRVLQRKVADLVILGDETAVRARAAELGVDVSAAQVLDPRSSGYLDEFAAEYAELRKHKGMTLERARETVADISYFGTMMVSRGIADGMVSGAAHTTAHTIRPSLEIIKTVPGVATVSSVFLMCLADRVLAYGDCAVVPDPTSQQLADIAISSAATAARFGIEPRVAMLSYSTGESGSGADVDKVRVATKLVRERGPELPVEGPIQYDAAIEPTVADTKLPDSEVAGRATVFVFPDLNTGNNTYKAVQRSAGAIAIGPVLQGLRKPVNDLSRGALVADIVNTVAITAIQAQDA
- a CDS encoding nitroreductase family deazaflavin-dependent oxidoreductase; this translates as MAEQFPDRQWGSRTNLLARAASRLAATKPGSRFIRVLTPLDRAILERTGAKYTLLGPIGAPVILLTSIGRKSGQPRTQPLLYVHDGDTLYVIGSNFGQAHHPAWTANLLANSTATVAIAGERIDVTATPVDGPDKDAIFSRFVEVTAAYATYRSRTTRDLRIFALRRA